In Perca fluviatilis chromosome 14, GENO_Pfluv_1.0, whole genome shotgun sequence, a genomic segment contains:
- the si:cabz01007807.1 gene encoding uncharacterized protein si:cabz01007807.1 isoform X1 has product MTGDGTESEVGAVDHGWSAAAAESAAEERRPSIGMLQNLRKKVSKSPFHNQYQSLVSSTSDSRGSSVNHSRNKQEPGSKGHVMEDVGRETSKEVNLDAIFAPPPEFQSSPRDLQPETKTVENGAEFSEHPKHLFQTLTPNGVQGGFQTSTLAQNVSANGRFYDVSLNSPDLFKPIPTQTQNLSKTLHLKSSGLFKDEGVNLFQAAKGEKLLHTECTTEVNPFDKSSSIFVDPFKSPSNMEDNQSPQAVMTNPSYTATTKEVDLFQTVPTKSGELFNIRENKQDPSTKEDLFGMSFWKENLDVFSSSSTNTVDPFPSPIARDLFQDLSSLDDPFGTTPSRQYDPFQDVFPGTPDIFPPFPSNTNGKDIFGITYSNTAFKAPYSTPLLNSPSEMKLDMLSSPDLSKATPSESHAAVRPESSDGPHAIFLTNPQGTESDIFQPSPFSRARNMSMSTRTSPADMTHVSTFKRPPKPLPRSRPLRPEKLPIPEKPPKPERPPPPTPANSVEPEATVPKVAPKPAFRPVPEPVIQHKTTPESKPIESENYLVFEDILYVGQEKCVEDWPEDSPQLNPDFKPSGTLRLRRESMKIKADSDGGSGEDQDDSESHGKKKDKKFRLSMLSRRGSNKFPDDITNERSKTLPTSRKSSKEYFSDLHMSAQENEDEEWNGMDYKKKPLKTKVKQLLRRASIASSVPEGKHMHGHLPRESKDDDINEKKVGKKNSIIRRWSEGTVLHDSTGEEGGLEAQHEEVDSHGFKKKKRVKIKFVPHRGYAITVEKGAHGYTPRKSSKEKLQDEVLGAHGYTPPLLQSQDDAFVDVEERGHSLHSSCKAAFMDEEHFQKTHRRSAELSGDDDPYGMEDCHPQKKTTNMKPLHMGRRSSKEDMLEDTDHQKKKSSFSADELDDDYWMEDCKPKTSKHKGHMPIPHTSKTAYGQCEAIGFNHQIPQQSSNDPFAEDDFTQTGKGKDFMYDREEDEVETCKPKKPSKFKVFKKPKGKAMYQEYEDPPGATSSDYLSEAAKAEWLAAQMDEQAIAGLEDEGEDGDTDSLMEWWGSVEQWDELPSDDEDTVLKDDESKSFTILADKVHRGLRVFNKIFTERAEVLWQSVVILHAIADDINKFHHKAKIAGLTGGTATAVGGVTAITGLALSPFTFGISLIVTAVGVGVAAAGGIASASAAISDNVNNMHDRKKVEMLLEDFEVHLQTIGKVLHFVNQGLYKLRGHPLLRTGTQHYSEDWEIRRAVQMISLVDSPVMRGVELTDTAVASLQGLFTGIDKYFIKDTRELKKGCKKEVVGQIKEVANVLNDGLVELNAIREELQDATGYM; this is encoded by the exons AGTATTGGGATGCTACAAAATTTGCGAAAGAAAGTATCCAAAAGCCCTTTCCATAATCAATACCAG TCTCTTGTTTCATCCACCTCTGACTCCCGTGGATCATCTGTAAACCACTCTCGAAACAAACAG GAACCTGGCAGCAAAGGTCATGTAATGGAGGATGTAGGGAGAGAAACTTCAAAAGAAGTAAACCTTGATGCCATTTTTGCCCCTCCACCTGAATTTCAGAGTTCGCCTCGCGATCTTCAGCCTGAAACGAAGACTGTGGAAAATGGAGCTGAATTTTCTGAACATCCAAAGCACCTATTCCAGACCCTTACTCCCAATGGCGTGCAAGGCGGTTTCCAAACATCAACATTGGCCCAAAACGTATCTGCCAATGGCCGTTTTTATGACGTATCCCTGAACTCACCGGATTTATTTAAGCCAATCCCCACTCAAACACAGAACCTCTCAAAAACCTTGCATTTAAAAAGCTCTGGCCTGTTTAAAGATGAAGGCGTCAATCTTTTCCAGGCTGCTAAAGGAGAGAAGTTACTTCACACTGAATGCACTACGGAGGTAAACCCCTTTGATAAATCTTCCAGTATTTTTGTAGACCCATTCAAATCTCCATCAAACATGGAGGATAATCAGTCTCCACAGGCAGTGATGACGAACCCATCATATACTGCCACGACCAAAGAAGTAGATTTGTTTCAAACAGTTCCAACTAAAAGTGGAGAACTCTTCAACATCagggaaaacaaacaagatcCCTCTACCAAAGAGGACCTTTTTGGCATGTCTTTTTGGAAGGAAAATCTGGATGTATTTTCATCTTCGTCTACAAATACAGTCGACCCATTCCCAAGCCCAATCGCAAGGGATTTATTCCAAGACCTTTCCAGCTTGGATGACCCGTTCGGTACTACTCCCTCAAGACAATACGACCCTTTCCAAGATGTTTTCCCTGGAACTCCAGACATCTTCCCACCTTTTCCCTCGAACACTAATGGCAAGGATATATTTGGGATAACCTACAGCAATACAGCCTTTAAGGCCCCATACTCTACACCTTTACTCAACAGCCCGTCAGAAATGAAGTTGGACATGCTTTCGTCACCAGATCTCTCCAAGGCAACGCCATCAGAATCTCATGCAGCCGTCCGACCAGAGTCTTCTGACGGGCCACATGCTATTTTCTTGACGAATCCTCAGGGAACCGAGTCTGATATTTTTCAGCCGAGTCCCTTCAGTCGGGCCAGGAATATGTCCATGTCAACCAGAACATCTCCAGCTGACATGACTCAT gtgtCGACCTTCAAACGTCCGCCAAAGCCACTTCCTCGAAGTAGACCACTAAGGCCAGAAAAGCTGCCCATACCGGAAAAGCCACCAAAACCAGAAAGGCCACCTCCACCCACGCCTGCAAACTCT GTTGAACCTGAAGCAACTGTACCAAAAGTTGCTCCCAAACCAGCCTTCAGACCAGTCCCAGAACCAGTTATTCAACACAAAACAACTCCG gaaaGTAAACCGATTGAATCTGAGAACTATCTTGTCTTTGAGGACATCTTGTATGTTGGACAG GAAAAGTGTGTTGAAGACTGGCCTGAAGACAGCCCTCAACTTAACCCTGACTTCAAACCA TCTGGAACATTAAGACTCCGACGAGAATCAATGAAA ATAAAGGCAGACTCTGATGGAGGAAGTGGCGAGGATCAGGATGACTCTGAGAGTCACGGCAAG aaaaaggacaaaaagttTAGATTGTCCATGCTTTCCAGAAGAGGTTCAAAT AAGTTTCCTGATGACATAACGAATGAGAGGAGCAAGACACTGCCTACCTCTCGTAAATCATCAAAG GAGTATTTTTCAGACCTACACATGTCTGCACAAGAGAATGAAGATGAGGAGTGGAACGGGATGGACTATAAG AAGAAACCTTTGAAGACCAAAGTCAAACAGCTGCTAAGAAGAGCATCCATTGCTTCTTCCGTGCCAGAGGGAAAGCACATGCACGGACATTTACCTCGGGAATCAAAG GACGATGACATTAATGAGAAAAAAGTcggtaaaaaaaactccatcATACGCCGATGGTCAGAG GGGACAGTTTTGCATGACAGCACTGGCGAGGAGGGGGGATTGGAAGCCCAGCATGAAGAGGTTGACAGCCATGGATTT aagaaaaaaaagagggtgAAAATCAAGTTTGTGCCACACAGAGGATACGCCATCACTGTAGAAAAG GGAGCACACGGATATACACCTCGCAAAAGCTCAAAG GAGAAATTACAAGATGAAGTTTTGGGTGCACATGGCTACACACCTCCACTCCTCCAGTCCCAG GATGATGCTTTTGTGGATGTAGAGGAGAGAGGCCACAGTCTCCATTCATCTTGCAAG GCTGCTTTCATGGACGAAGAGCACTTTCAGAAAACACACCGCAGGTCTGCTGAATTGAGTGGAGATGATGATCCATATGGAATGGAAGACTGCCATCCT cagaaaaaaacaacaaatatgaAACCGCTGCACATGGGTCGTCGAAGCTCTAAG GAGGACATGCTAGAGGACACCGATCATCAGAAAAAGAAGAGCAGCTTCTCGGCAGACGAGTTAGACGATGACTACTGGATGGAGGACTGCAAACCG AAAACTTCCAAACATAAAGGCCATATGCCCATCCCACACACATCTAAGACAGCCTATGGACAGTGTGAAGCGATTGGATTCAACCACCAGATTCCTCAGCAATCATCCAAT gATCCCTTTGCTGAAGATGACTTCACTCaaacaggaaaaggaaaagatTTCATGTATGACAGGGAAGAAGATGAAGTGGAAACCTGCAAACCG AAGAAGCCATCTAAATTTAAAGTCTTCAAAAAACCCAAG GGCAAAGCCATGTATCAAGAGTATGAAGATCCACCCGGAGCTACGTCAAGTGACTACCTGTCAGAGGCGGCCAAG GCAGAGTGGCTGGCTGCTCAGATGGATGAACAGGCTATAGCAGGTCTGGAGGATGAGGGAGAGGATGGG gaCACTGACAGTTTGATGGAGTGGTGGGGCTCTGTGGAGC AATGGGATGAGTTGCCATCAGACGATGAGGACACAGTCCTAAAGGACGATGAGTCCAA GTCATTCACCATCTTAGCGGACAAGGTTCATCGTGGCCTGCGTGTCTTCAACAAAATCTTCACCGAGCGAGCGGAGGTCCTCTGGCAGTCCGTCGTCATCCTCCACGCCATCGCCGACGACATCAACAAGTTCCATCACAAGGCCAAGATCGCCGGCCTCACTGGTGGCACCGCCACAGCCGTGGGTGGTGTGACAGCCATCACCGGTTTGGCTCTGTCCCCCTTTACCTTCGGTATCTCTCTCATAGTTACCGCTGTTGGTGTGGGTGTGGCCGCAGCTGGAGGAATCGCGTCAGCCTCTGCTGCCATCTCGGATAACGTTAACAACATGCACGACCGGAAGAAG GTGGAGATGCTGCTGGAGGACTTCGAGGTTCACCTGCAGACCATTGGGAAGGTCCTCCACTTTGTCAATCAGGGCTTGTACAAACTCCGCGGCCATCCTTTACTCAGGACCGGCACCCAACACTATTCTGAGGACTGGGAGATCCGCAGGGCCGTCCAGATGATCAGCTTAGTTGACTCGCCCGTGATGCGGGGGGTGGAGTTAACGGACACGGCAGTCGCCTCGCTCCAAGGACTCTTCACCGGAATTGACAAGTACTTCATCAAGGACACCCGAGAGCTGAAGAAAGGCTGCAAGAAAGAGGTAGTGGGTCAAATAAAGGAGGTGGCAAATGTGCTCAATGATGGGCTAGTGGAGCTCAATGCTATCAGAGAGGAGCTACAGGATGCTACTGGATACATGTGA
- the si:cabz01007807.1 gene encoding uncharacterized protein si:cabz01007807.1 isoform X3 has product MTGDGTESEVGAVDHGWSAAAAESAAEERRPSIGMLQNLRKKVSKSPFHNQYQSLVSSTSDSRGSSVNHSRNKQEPGSKGHVMEDVGRETSKEVNLDAIFAPPPEFQSSPRDLQPETKTVENGAEFSEHPKHLFQTLTPNGVQGGFQTSTLAQNVSANGRFYDVSLNSPDLFKPIPTQTQNLSKTLHLKSSGLFKDEGVNLFQAAKGEKLLHTECTTEVNPFDKSSSIFVDPFKSPSNMEDNQSPQAVMTNPSYTATTKEVDLFQTVPTKSGELFNIRENKQDPSTKEDLFGMSFWKENLDVFSSSSTNTVDPFPSPIARDLFQDLSSLDDPFGTTPSRQYDPFQDVFPGTPDIFPPFPSNTNGKDIFGITYSNTAFKAPYSTPLLNSPSEMKLDMLSSPDLSKATPSESHAAVRPESSDGPHAIFLTNPQGTESDIFQPSPFSRARNMSMSTRTSPADMTHVSTFKRPPKPLPRSRPLRPEKLPIPEKPPKPERPPPPTPANSVEPEATVPKVAPKPAFRPVPEPVIQHKTTPESKPIESENYLVFEDILYVGQEKCVEDWPEDSPQLNPDFKPSGTLRLRRESMKIKADSDGGSGEDQDDSESHGKKKDKKFRLSMLSRRGSNKFPDDITNERSKTLPTSRKSSKEYFSDLHMSAQENEDEEWNGMDYKKKPLKTKVKQLLRRASIASSVPEGKHMHGHLPRESKDDDINEKKVGKKNSIIRRWSEGTVLHDSTGEEGGLEAQHEEVDSHGFKKKKRVKIKFVPHRGYAITVEKGAHGYTPRKSSKKLQDEVLGAHGYTPPLLQSQDDAFVDVEERGHSLHSSCKAAFMDEEHFQKTHRRSAELSGDDDPYGMEDCHPQKKTTNMKPLHMGRRSSKEDMLEDTDHQKKKSSFSADELDDDYWMEDCKPKTSKHKGHMPIPHTSKTAYGQCEAIGFNHQIPQQSSNDPFAEDDFTQTGKGKDFMYDREEDEVETCKPKKPSKFKVFKKPKGKAMYQEYEDPPGATSSDYLSEAAKAEWLAAQMDEQAIAGLEDEGEDGDTDSLMEWWGSVEQWDELPSDDEDTVLKDDESKSFTILADKVHRGLRVFNKIFTERAEVLWQSVVILHAIADDINKFHHKAKIAGLTGGTATAVGGVTAITGLALSPFTFGISLIVTAVGVGVAAAGGIASASAAISDNVNNMHDRKKVEMLLEDFEVHLQTIGKVLHFVNQGLYKLRGHPLLRTGTQHYSEDWEIRRAVQMISLVDSPVMRGVELTDTAVASLQGLFTGIDKYFIKDTRELKKGCKKEVVGQIKEVANVLNDGLVELNAIREELQDATGYM; this is encoded by the exons AGTATTGGGATGCTACAAAATTTGCGAAAGAAAGTATCCAAAAGCCCTTTCCATAATCAATACCAG TCTCTTGTTTCATCCACCTCTGACTCCCGTGGATCATCTGTAAACCACTCTCGAAACAAACAG GAACCTGGCAGCAAAGGTCATGTAATGGAGGATGTAGGGAGAGAAACTTCAAAAGAAGTAAACCTTGATGCCATTTTTGCCCCTCCACCTGAATTTCAGAGTTCGCCTCGCGATCTTCAGCCTGAAACGAAGACTGTGGAAAATGGAGCTGAATTTTCTGAACATCCAAAGCACCTATTCCAGACCCTTACTCCCAATGGCGTGCAAGGCGGTTTCCAAACATCAACATTGGCCCAAAACGTATCTGCCAATGGCCGTTTTTATGACGTATCCCTGAACTCACCGGATTTATTTAAGCCAATCCCCACTCAAACACAGAACCTCTCAAAAACCTTGCATTTAAAAAGCTCTGGCCTGTTTAAAGATGAAGGCGTCAATCTTTTCCAGGCTGCTAAAGGAGAGAAGTTACTTCACACTGAATGCACTACGGAGGTAAACCCCTTTGATAAATCTTCCAGTATTTTTGTAGACCCATTCAAATCTCCATCAAACATGGAGGATAATCAGTCTCCACAGGCAGTGATGACGAACCCATCATATACTGCCACGACCAAAGAAGTAGATTTGTTTCAAACAGTTCCAACTAAAAGTGGAGAACTCTTCAACATCagggaaaacaaacaagatcCCTCTACCAAAGAGGACCTTTTTGGCATGTCTTTTTGGAAGGAAAATCTGGATGTATTTTCATCTTCGTCTACAAATACAGTCGACCCATTCCCAAGCCCAATCGCAAGGGATTTATTCCAAGACCTTTCCAGCTTGGATGACCCGTTCGGTACTACTCCCTCAAGACAATACGACCCTTTCCAAGATGTTTTCCCTGGAACTCCAGACATCTTCCCACCTTTTCCCTCGAACACTAATGGCAAGGATATATTTGGGATAACCTACAGCAATACAGCCTTTAAGGCCCCATACTCTACACCTTTACTCAACAGCCCGTCAGAAATGAAGTTGGACATGCTTTCGTCACCAGATCTCTCCAAGGCAACGCCATCAGAATCTCATGCAGCCGTCCGACCAGAGTCTTCTGACGGGCCACATGCTATTTTCTTGACGAATCCTCAGGGAACCGAGTCTGATATTTTTCAGCCGAGTCCCTTCAGTCGGGCCAGGAATATGTCCATGTCAACCAGAACATCTCCAGCTGACATGACTCAT gtgtCGACCTTCAAACGTCCGCCAAAGCCACTTCCTCGAAGTAGACCACTAAGGCCAGAAAAGCTGCCCATACCGGAAAAGCCACCAAAACCAGAAAGGCCACCTCCACCCACGCCTGCAAACTCT GTTGAACCTGAAGCAACTGTACCAAAAGTTGCTCCCAAACCAGCCTTCAGACCAGTCCCAGAACCAGTTATTCAACACAAAACAACTCCG gaaaGTAAACCGATTGAATCTGAGAACTATCTTGTCTTTGAGGACATCTTGTATGTTGGACAG GAAAAGTGTGTTGAAGACTGGCCTGAAGACAGCCCTCAACTTAACCCTGACTTCAAACCA TCTGGAACATTAAGACTCCGACGAGAATCAATGAAA ATAAAGGCAGACTCTGATGGAGGAAGTGGCGAGGATCAGGATGACTCTGAGAGTCACGGCAAG aaaaaggacaaaaagttTAGATTGTCCATGCTTTCCAGAAGAGGTTCAAAT AAGTTTCCTGATGACATAACGAATGAGAGGAGCAAGACACTGCCTACCTCTCGTAAATCATCAAAG GAGTATTTTTCAGACCTACACATGTCTGCACAAGAGAATGAAGATGAGGAGTGGAACGGGATGGACTATAAG AAGAAACCTTTGAAGACCAAAGTCAAACAGCTGCTAAGAAGAGCATCCATTGCTTCTTCCGTGCCAGAGGGAAAGCACATGCACGGACATTTACCTCGGGAATCAAAG GACGATGACATTAATGAGAAAAAAGTcggtaaaaaaaactccatcATACGCCGATGGTCAGAG GGGACAGTTTTGCATGACAGCACTGGCGAGGAGGGGGGATTGGAAGCCCAGCATGAAGAGGTTGACAGCCATGGATTT aagaaaaaaaagagggtgAAAATCAAGTTTGTGCCACACAGAGGATACGCCATCACTGTAGAAAAG GGAGCACACGGATATACACCTCGCAAAAGCTCAAAG AAATTACAAGATGAAGTTTTGGGTGCACATGGCTACACACCTCCACTCCTCCAGTCCCAG GATGATGCTTTTGTGGATGTAGAGGAGAGAGGCCACAGTCTCCATTCATCTTGCAAG GCTGCTTTCATGGACGAAGAGCACTTTCAGAAAACACACCGCAGGTCTGCTGAATTGAGTGGAGATGATGATCCATATGGAATGGAAGACTGCCATCCT cagaaaaaaacaacaaatatgaAACCGCTGCACATGGGTCGTCGAAGCTCTAAG GAGGACATGCTAGAGGACACCGATCATCAGAAAAAGAAGAGCAGCTTCTCGGCAGACGAGTTAGACGATGACTACTGGATGGAGGACTGCAAACCG AAAACTTCCAAACATAAAGGCCATATGCCCATCCCACACACATCTAAGACAGCCTATGGACAGTGTGAAGCGATTGGATTCAACCACCAGATTCCTCAGCAATCATCCAAT gATCCCTTTGCTGAAGATGACTTCACTCaaacaggaaaaggaaaagatTTCATGTATGACAGGGAAGAAGATGAAGTGGAAACCTGCAAACCG AAGAAGCCATCTAAATTTAAAGTCTTCAAAAAACCCAAG GGCAAAGCCATGTATCAAGAGTATGAAGATCCACCCGGAGCTACGTCAAGTGACTACCTGTCAGAGGCGGCCAAG GCAGAGTGGCTGGCTGCTCAGATGGATGAACAGGCTATAGCAGGTCTGGAGGATGAGGGAGAGGATGGG gaCACTGACAGTTTGATGGAGTGGTGGGGCTCTGTGGAGC AATGGGATGAGTTGCCATCAGACGATGAGGACACAGTCCTAAAGGACGATGAGTCCAA GTCATTCACCATCTTAGCGGACAAGGTTCATCGTGGCCTGCGTGTCTTCAACAAAATCTTCACCGAGCGAGCGGAGGTCCTCTGGCAGTCCGTCGTCATCCTCCACGCCATCGCCGACGACATCAACAAGTTCCATCACAAGGCCAAGATCGCCGGCCTCACTGGTGGCACCGCCACAGCCGTGGGTGGTGTGACAGCCATCACCGGTTTGGCTCTGTCCCCCTTTACCTTCGGTATCTCTCTCATAGTTACCGCTGTTGGTGTGGGTGTGGCCGCAGCTGGAGGAATCGCGTCAGCCTCTGCTGCCATCTCGGATAACGTTAACAACATGCACGACCGGAAGAAG GTGGAGATGCTGCTGGAGGACTTCGAGGTTCACCTGCAGACCATTGGGAAGGTCCTCCACTTTGTCAATCAGGGCTTGTACAAACTCCGCGGCCATCCTTTACTCAGGACCGGCACCCAACACTATTCTGAGGACTGGGAGATCCGCAGGGCCGTCCAGATGATCAGCTTAGTTGACTCGCCCGTGATGCGGGGGGTGGAGTTAACGGACACGGCAGTCGCCTCGCTCCAAGGACTCTTCACCGGAATTGACAAGTACTTCATCAAGGACACCCGAGAGCTGAAGAAAGGCTGCAAGAAAGAGGTAGTGGGTCAAATAAAGGAGGTGGCAAATGTGCTCAATGATGGGCTAGTGGAGCTCAATGCTATCAGAGAGGAGCTACAGGATGCTACTGGATACATGTGA